From Takifugu rubripes unplaced genomic scaffold, fTakRub1.2, whole genome shotgun sequence, one genomic window encodes:
- the LOC115248600 gene encoding protein ALEX-like, with amino-acid sequence MFSSRFCPSLFHCVWIFGSGTRLVVSDAALVQPVLSVYPAASRDPLEGRTALLCVASDMVPPLVRFSWRRQRADSAVEESPPAHEEELQLREPGRITSIRLLDRDAVHTYKYRCSVQHEGGAVKAQSQQEVAPVRPSIPTSVPPSIPPTVPPSIPPSIPPSIPPSVPPSIPPSVPPSIPPSVLRMKLLSFVYTALMMKSLLSCCGISL; translated from the exons atgttcagcagcagattttgtCCTTCTCTGTTTCACTGTGTCTGGATTTTTGGATCTGGAACCAGACTCGTCGTCTCAG ATGCGGCGCTGGTCCAGCCTGTGTTGAGCGTGTACCCAGCAGCATCCAGAGATCCTCTGGAGGGGAGGACcgccctgctgtgtgtggcctcagacatggttcctcctctggtgaggttctcctggaggagacaacGGGCCGACAGTGCTGTGGAGGAGTCACCTCCTGCccatgaagaagagctgcagctcagagagccgggccgcatcacctccatcagactGCTGGACCGGGACGCCGTCCACACCTATAAATACCGCTGCTCCGTGCAGCACGAGGGGGGGGcggtgaaggcccagtcccagcaag agGTTGCACCAGTTCGCCCGTCCATCCCTACGtctgtccccccgtccatccccccgactgtccccccgtccatccccccgtccatccctccatccatccctccgtctgtccccccgtccatccccccgtccgtccctccgtccatccccccgtctgtgctgaggatgaagctgctctcttttgtctacacggccctgatgatgaagagtctgctgagctgctgtggaatctctctg